A section of the Thunnus albacares chromosome 6, fThuAlb1.1, whole genome shotgun sequence genome encodes:
- the wdr74 gene encoding WD repeat-containing protein 74, which yields MEDRSRLCSVWLGAETGILKGVSLSRKQAFNFCNTRHLSREQEVRALCWGDPAESELLVGSRDGTVRTFSTEKGVFTEARRCGDPEEGCFTGLATYGATLITCGDCGTLRVWREDSSEPVTELQAGKNVSRMRQNPVHRNQVATGGKETGLKIWDLDKPEQPTFTAKNLRDDWLDLRQPQWVRDMAFIPDSQKVVTCTGYHQVHVYDPSTPQRRPVMEAKFGEYPLTALSLPASGNTVVVGNTHGQIALLDLRKGLVCGALKGLAGGVRALQCHTSQPVVASCGLDRFLYIHSLEDRKVQHKVYLKSRLNCLLLASRDLEDGGTAATDAAAASEEVKEEEDEVWDTMEQVEEAAEEKPKRKTSEEEEEPQKKSKKKRKKGQD from the exons ATGGAGGACCGCAGCCGGCTGTGCTCCGTGTGGCTCGGGGCAGAGACCGGCATCCTGAAGGGGGTCAGTCTGTCCCGGAAACAGGCTTTTAACTTCTGCAACACGCGCCACCTGAGCCGCGAGCAGGAGGTGCGGGCGCTGTGCTGGGGGGACCCGGCGGAGAGCGAGCTGCTGGTCGGGTCCCGGGACGGAACCGTACGGACCTTCAGCACCGAGAAAGGCGTGTTCACCGAGGCCCGGCGCTGCGGGGACCCGGAGGAGGGTTGCTTCACCGGGCTGGCGACCTACGGAGCCACGCTTATCACCTGCGGGGACTGCGGGACGCTGCGGGTGTGGCGCGAGGACAGCAGCGAGCCCGTTACAGAGCTGCAAGCGGGGAAGAACGTGAGCAGGATGCGACAGAACCCGGTGCACCGGAACCAGGTCGCCACCGGAGGGAAGGAGACCGGACTGAAGATCTGGGACCTGGACAAACCCGAACAGCCCACGTTCACCGCAAAAAACCTGCGGGACGACTGGCTGGATCTACGGCAGCCGCAGTGGGTCAGAGACATGGCCTTCATCCCGGACTCACAGAAGGTGGTCACCTGCACCGGATACCACCAG GTCCACGTGTACGACCCGTCCACCCCGCAGCGCCGTCCCGTCATGGAGGCTAAATTCGGCGAGTACCCGCTCACCGCTCTGTCCCTGCCCGCCAGCGGCAACACGGTGGTGGTGGGAAACACTCACGGTCAGATCGCCCTGCTGGACCTGAGGAAAGGTCTGGTGTGCGGCGCTCTGAAGGGGCTGGCGGGCGGCGTGCGGGCCCTGCAGTGCCACACCTCCCAGCCCGTGGTGGCGTCCTGCGGCCTGGACCGTTTCCTGTACATCCACAGCCTGGAGGACCGCAAAGTGCAGCACAAAGTCTACCTCAAGTCCCGCCTCAACTGCCTGCTGCTCGCCAGCCGAGACCTGGAGGACGGAGGGACGGCGGCGACGGATGCGGCGGCGGCGTctgaggaggtgaaggaggaggaagacgaggtGTGGGACACCATGGAGCAGGTGGAggaggcggcggaggagaagcccaaaagaaaaacatcagaggaggaagaggagccacagaagaagagcaagaagaaaaggaaaaagggacAAGACTGA